Proteins encoded together in one Maricaulis maris window:
- a CDS encoding acyltransferase family protein encodes MISTHPAPASTSPVGRHYGLDWLRIGVFILLILYHTGMFFNTEGWHAKSLNANDAMEPFMWLSSPWRLPLLFLISGVAMRLLSDKLGSGRFALDRTWRLFPVILFGMYVIVPPQSYSELRIAGLIEPGWWAFYRQYAGEWAGPWAELHTPTWNHLWYVVYLFVYSLLLAPLMPVLRGLADSPFMQAAGRISAAGWLGTTGLIVLPLLPFLVVRFTLFAHFPTSHDLIEDWANHANSLSMVLIGYFLARNDGLWRGVDRALPWAAGLTALLIAYLFWAYTHLEIAFASPVLTWAARMARILFMWTIILTLLGAARRWLDRDGPVRRYLTAAVFPWYILHQTLIVMTGFAIREAGFGVWTEFAIVVAVTAAGCVLGFEVFRRIPVLRLVMGMKALAPVVGASPVSGAGRSDTLQKV; translated from the coding sequence ATGATTTCGACACATCCCGCCCCTGCATCCACGTCGCCAGTCGGTCGCCACTACGGGCTCGACTGGTTGCGGATCGGGGTTTTCATCCTGCTGATCCTTTATCACACCGGGATGTTCTTCAATACCGAGGGCTGGCACGCCAAAAGCCTCAATGCCAATGACGCGATGGAGCCCTTCATGTGGCTCTCAAGCCCCTGGCGCCTGCCCCTGCTCTTCCTGATCTCCGGCGTCGCGATGCGCCTTTTGTCCGACAAGCTGGGTAGCGGCCGGTTTGCGCTGGATCGGACCTGGCGCCTGTTTCCGGTGATCCTGTTCGGCATGTATGTGATCGTGCCGCCGCAATCCTATTCCGAACTGCGGATTGCCGGCCTCATCGAGCCCGGCTGGTGGGCGTTTTACCGCCAGTATGCCGGTGAGTGGGCCGGGCCGTGGGCAGAGCTGCATACGCCGACCTGGAACCATCTCTGGTATGTCGTCTATCTGTTTGTCTATTCCCTGCTCCTGGCACCACTGATGCCGGTGCTGCGCGGGCTGGCGGATAGCCCGTTCATGCAGGCCGCTGGTCGGATCAGCGCGGCCGGCTGGCTGGGGACGACCGGATTGATTGTCCTGCCGCTCCTGCCCTTCCTCGTGGTTCGCTTCACGCTCTTTGCACACTTCCCGACCAGTCATGACCTGATCGAGGACTGGGCCAATCATGCCAACTCGCTGTCCATGGTGCTGATCGGCTATTTTCTCGCCCGCAATGACGGGCTGTGGCGCGGCGTTGACCGGGCCTTGCCATGGGCTGCCGGGCTGACGGCACTTCTGATCGCCTATCTGTTCTGGGCCTATACCCATCTGGAGATCGCCTTCGCCAGCCCGGTCCTGACCTGGGCGGCCCGCATGGCCCGTATCCTGTTCATGTGGACCATCATCCTGACCCTGCTGGGCGCCGCCCGCCGCTGGCTGGATCGTGACGGACCCGTACGGCGTTACCTGACCGCCGCGGTCTTCCCCTGGTACATCCTGCACCAGACCCTGATCGTGATGACCGGATTTGCCATCCGCGAGGCGGGTTTCGGGGTCTGGACAGAATTCGCCATCGTGGTCGCGGTGACGGCTGCCGGCTGCGTCCTCGGATTTGAGGTTTTCAGGCGGATCCCGGTCCTGCGACTGGTGATGGGGATGAAAGCGCTCGCGCCGGTGGTCGGTGCCTCGCCTGTGTCGGGAGCGGGAAGGTCTGACACATTACAAAAAGTTTAG
- a CDS encoding prolyl oligopeptidase family serine peptidase: MMKSVMKAGLKAGLGLVAASAFWVAPLSAQEAYRLPPQDIIDIVDAAPSPWTSLSPARDTLLLMHREALPPVAELARPMERLAGLRLDATLNGRHGPRSIIGLSLMDLESGEERRVNLPSDAGISYTSWSPDGSQIAFVMTRNDELSLWVVDVERARARELIDSGINAVFSPIDWMPDGEHILVTLTDPDRGAMPERPRVPIGPVTQEASGYEAPVRTYQDLLADETDAELFAWLATSQLAMVNTNGRTRVREIGEPGLYYSADPAPGGDYILLGEMEQPFSYQVPWSSFPDRVFVIDLDGDEVETIARQPLADNVPIGGVITGRRSVGWQDSAAARLTWAEALDGGDPRVETDQRDSVWALDAPFDGEPVEILRTEDRYYGTQFTSEGQLGFAVEYDRDTRVIRRWLVDFADPSVAPRLVEERNNQDSYANPGSPLTVRNQFGESVIGVQDGYIYMAGEGATPDGDRPFLNRVSFDTFETTELWRNSGENFEEVIGLTSDDASSFLTSWEDPVTPPNVRWHRAGQDTVQITQFENPHPQLNEISRQLITYERADGVPLSATLYLPADYEEGDTLPVLVWGYPLEYNDASTAGQVSGSPYEFTRVGGTSPRFMVTQGYALLENATMPIVGDDPLTVNDTFIEQLVLSAEAARDITVEMGFGDGERLAIAGHSYGAFMTAHLLAASDIFRAGIARSGAYNRTLTPFGFQSERRTFWAAPETYFELSPFMHADQINEPMLMIHGQMDNNSGTFPMQSERMYAAVKGNAGTARLVMLPYESHGYRGRESILHVLAESIDWLNTWVMPVEDPMGGGEEDDDRVE, encoded by the coding sequence ATGATGAAATCGGTGATGAAAGCGGGCCTGAAGGCCGGCCTTGGACTGGTGGCCGCATCGGCTTTCTGGGTGGCGCCGTTGTCAGCCCAGGAGGCCTACCGCCTGCCGCCGCAGGACATCATCGATATCGTCGACGCGGCACCTTCGCCCTGGACCTCGCTCTCGCCAGCGCGCGACACCCTGCTGCTGATGCATCGCGAAGCCCTGCCGCCGGTTGCCGAACTGGCCCGTCCGATGGAGCGCCTGGCCGGTCTCCGGCTCGATGCCACCCTCAATGGCCGCCACGGTCCGCGCTCCATAATCGGCCTGTCGCTGATGGATCTCGAGAGCGGGGAGGAGCGTCGGGTCAATCTCCCGTCGGACGCCGGTATCTCCTATACCAGCTGGTCTCCGGACGGCTCGCAAATCGCCTTTGTGATGACCCGCAATGACGAACTCAGCCTGTGGGTCGTCGATGTCGAGCGCGCTCGCGCCCGCGAGCTCATCGATAGTGGCATCAACGCCGTCTTCTCTCCGATCGACTGGATGCCCGATGGTGAGCATATCCTGGTCACCCTCACTGATCCGGACCGCGGTGCCATGCCGGAGCGCCCCCGTGTTCCGATTGGTCCGGTCACTCAGGAAGCCAGCGGCTATGAGGCGCCGGTGCGGACCTATCAGGACCTGCTGGCGGACGAGACGGACGCCGAACTCTTCGCCTGGCTCGCGACATCGCAACTGGCGATGGTCAATACCAATGGCCGGACCCGGGTTCGCGAGATCGGCGAACCGGGCCTGTATTATTCTGCGGACCCGGCACCGGGCGGGGACTACATCCTGCTCGGCGAGATGGAGCAGCCCTTCTCCTATCAGGTGCCCTGGTCGAGCTTCCCGGACCGCGTTTTCGTGATCGACCTGGACGGCGACGAGGTCGAGACCATCGCCCGCCAGCCGCTGGCCGACAATGTCCCGATCGGCGGCGTTATCACCGGTCGCCGCTCGGTCGGCTGGCAGGACAGTGCGGCCGCCCGCCTGACCTGGGCCGAGGCGCTCGATGGCGGTGACCCGCGGGTCGAGACCGATCAGCGTGACAGCGTCTGGGCGCTCGATGCGCCGTTTGACGGCGAACCGGTCGAGATCCTGCGCACCGAGGACCGCTATTACGGCACCCAGTTCACCAGCGAGGGCCAGCTCGGCTTCGCGGTCGAGTATGATCGCGATACCCGGGTCATTCGCCGCTGGCTGGTCGATTTCGCCGATCCTTCGGTGGCACCGCGCCTCGTCGAGGAGCGCAACAACCAGGACAGCTACGCCAATCCCGGCAGCCCGCTCACCGTGCGCAATCAGTTCGGCGAGAGCGTCATCGGCGTCCAAGACGGCTATATCTACATGGCCGGCGAGGGCGCGACGCCGGACGGCGACCGCCCCTTCCTCAACCGGGTCAGCTTCGACACGTTCGAGACGACCGAGCTGTGGCGCAATTCAGGTGAGAATTTCGAGGAGGTCATTGGCCTGACCTCTGATGACGCCTCCTCCTTCCTGACCAGCTGGGAAGACCCGGTGACGCCGCCGAATGTCCGCTGGCACCGCGCCGGCCAGGACACGGTCCAGATCACCCAGTTCGAGAATCCCCACCCGCAGCTCAACGAGATCAGCCGCCAGCTGATCACCTATGAGCGGGCCGATGGCGTGCCGCTCTCGGCGACGCTCTACCTGCCGGCCGATTATGAGGAAGGCGATACCCTGCCCGTATTGGTCTGGGGGTATCCGCTTGAATACAATGATGCCTCGACGGCAGGTCAGGTCTCGGGCTCGCCCTATGAGTTTACCCGTGTCGGCGGCACCAGCCCGCGCTTCATGGTGACCCAGGGCTATGCCCTGCTGGAAAACGCCACCATGCCGATCGTCGGCGATGATCCGTTGACGGTGAATGACACCTTCATCGAACAGCTCGTCCTGTCGGCCGAGGCGGCTCGCGACATCACCGTCGAGATGGGGTTTGGCGATGGCGAGCGCCTGGCGATTGCCGGTCACTCCTATGGCGCCTTCATGACCGCGCACCTTCTGGCCGCGTCAGACATCTTCCGGGCCGGAATCGCGCGCTCCGGCGCTTACAATCGCACCCTGACGCCGTTCGGCTTCCAGTCCGAGCGCCGCACCTTCTGGGCCGCACCGGAGACCTATTTCGAGCTCTCGCCCTTCATGCATGCCGACCAGATCAATGAGCCGATGCTGATGATCCACGGCCAGATGGACAATAATTCGGGGACTTTCCCGATGCAGTCCGAGCGCATGTACGCCGCGGTGAAGGGCAATGCCGGCACCGCCCGCCTGGTCATGCTCCCCTATGAAAGCCACGGCTATCGCGGCCGCGAGAGCATCCTGCACGTGCTCGCCGAAAGCATCGACTGGCTCAACACCTGGGTGATGCCGGTTGAGGACCCGATGGGTGGGGGTGAGGAAGACGACGATAGGGTGGAGTAG
- a CDS encoding HNH endonuclease produces the protein MTKVVLMQSIASAYTEVSGKTYFVPKRLVKAAREAVGDLALFYEPRAGGGRLAYLAVAQVSDLQSVPDGSGDCIAHLSNYLEFTEPVPHRRPDGTYWETKLQKPDGSGNQGSFGVSVRRIPDEEFSLICDVGFSDDLFEGTRTDRPGLSDPPAVFKRPIVEQLISRKFRDAAFARTVRTTYDLRCAVTGLQIINGGGRAEIEAAHIRPVADDGPDSIQNGVALSRTAHWLFDRGLIAIDDNYQLLKAKSLLPDGVERLFDPSGYVSVPEAAHLRPHTEFLRYHRETYFKG, from the coding sequence ATGACCAAAGTCGTCCTCATGCAGTCCATAGCGAGTGCCTATACAGAAGTGTCGGGCAAGACTTATTTTGTACCGAAACGTCTGGTGAAAGCCGCGCGTGAGGCGGTCGGGGACTTAGCGCTCTTTTACGAACCCCGCGCCGGTGGCGGCCGTTTGGCGTACCTAGCAGTCGCGCAAGTTTCGGACTTACAAAGCGTGCCTGACGGTTCCGGCGACTGTATAGCTCACCTTTCGAATTATTTGGAATTCACGGAGCCCGTGCCGCATCGCAGACCTGATGGCACTTACTGGGAAACAAAACTCCAAAAACCTGACGGGTCGGGCAATCAGGGCTCTTTTGGTGTTTCCGTGAGACGAATTCCGGATGAGGAATTTAGCCTGATTTGCGACGTTGGATTCTCCGATGACCTCTTCGAAGGAACACGGACTGACAGGCCCGGACTTTCGGACCCGCCAGCCGTCTTTAAGAGGCCGATAGTCGAGCAATTAATTTCTCGAAAGTTCCGGGACGCAGCCTTTGCTCGCACTGTCCGAACGACCTACGATCTGCGTTGTGCAGTGACAGGTCTTCAAATCATCAACGGCGGTGGCCGCGCCGAGATCGAAGCCGCTCATATACGCCCTGTTGCAGACGATGGCCCAGACTCCATCCAAAATGGGGTTGCTCTCTCACGAACGGCCCACTGGCTATTTGATCGTGGGCTAATCGCGATTGACGATAACTACCAACTCTTGAAAGCAAAGAGCTTGCTACCGGACGGAGTCGAACGACTTTTCGATCCAAGTGGATATGTTTCAGTTCCAGAGGCAGCGCACCTTCGGCCACATACCGAGTTTCTGCGCTACCACCGGGAAACCTACTTCAAAGGCTGA
- a CDS encoding enoyl-ACP reductase FabI yields MSDTVFPAGELMKGKRGLVMGVANKNSIAWGIAQQLAAQGAEIAFSYQDEALERRVRPLVESLPCEPFMVQADVTNDASMDACFAALKDKWGTIDFLVHAIAFAGKDELVGSFTENTTREGWRRAMDISAFSFVDAGKRASHLMPNGGSMVTLTYLGSERVVPSYNVMGVAKAALEASTRYMARDLGPHGIRVNALSAGPMRTLAMAGISGGKALMRTGREWSMMKEDTKMEGVAGAALYLLSDLGFSCTGETLHVDAGFHAVAVPSMDGDD; encoded by the coding sequence ATGAGCGATACGGTGTTTCCGGCCGGCGAGCTGATGAAGGGCAAGCGCGGCCTTGTCATGGGCGTGGCCAACAAGAACTCGATTGCCTGGGGCATTGCCCAGCAACTGGCCGCCCAGGGCGCCGAGATTGCCTTCTCCTACCAGGATGAAGCACTCGAGCGCCGGGTCCGTCCGCTGGTCGAGAGCCTGCCCTGCGAGCCCTTCATGGTGCAGGCCGACGTCACCAATGACGCCTCGATGGATGCCTGCTTTGCGGCGCTCAAGGACAAGTGGGGCACGATCGACTTCCTGGTCCACGCTATTGCCTTTGCCGGCAAGGACGAGCTGGTCGGTTCCTTCACCGAGAACACCACCCGCGAGGGCTGGCGCCGGGCGATGGACATCTCGGCCTTCTCCTTCGTCGATGCCGGCAAGCGTGCCAGCCACCTGATGCCCAATGGCGGCTCGATGGTGACACTGACCTATCTCGGCTCGGAGCGCGTCGTGCCGTCCTACAATGTGATGGGTGTGGCCAAGGCGGCGCTGGAAGCCTCGACCCGCTACATGGCCCGCGATCTCGGCCCGCATGGCATCCGCGTCAATGCCCTCTCGGCCGGTCCGATGCGCACCCTTGCCATGGCCGGCATCTCCGGCGGCAAGGCCCTGATGCGTACCGGCCGCGAATGGTCGATGATGAAGGAAGACACCAAGATGGAAGGCGTCGCCGGCGCCGCGCTCTACCTGCTGTCCGACCTCGGCTTCTCCTGCACGGGCGAAACGCTGCACGTCGATGCCGGCTTCCACGCAGTGGCGGTGCCGAGCATGGACGGCGACGACTGA